In Candidatus Nomurabacteria bacterium, a genomic segment contains:
- a CDS encoding DUF2207 domain-containing protein, whose translation MQNIFHRFRFIPILLIGLLWTSQVQAQIKTWEFRSWDSTITIETDSSIIVDEQQDIDFHGAFTWVGRTLPKTKGIWYDEIEVYDQDGKAFASSDVDIQNTSKEVRIRAYFSKTPDAGITQKSITFHYRAHNAIGDFADHDELYWNVVSAQRGVPIHYASAKVVLPKSYGSEDTQQRLLVGPRGSTADRTTYTQEGDTLTFTTSDVGPSDEMTIVAGWPKGEVTFETIKEETSLWSSFWDWFRWIYIASPLVLLLWLISRWRAHGRDPEGRVTIIPQYEAPDGAPPAVVGTLIDEQADRRDFIATIIDLAVRGYLRIEEDEEGGLFKKKEYTFVRLKSVAHDTSLKPYELLLMEKLFSTGERVALSDLKNSFYKDMKEITSSIYSVTTDEYGYFPVRPDSIRRRYYYVAIALIPIGFFTLFVPWVYALLLVIFGRVMPKKTKKGIHALEWSEGFKLYLHTAERFRVAAMTPQTFERFLPYAMVFNVEKQWANRFRDIYTEPPKWFHSTHPLAAFNAVSFTDHLVSVMNSSVATSLASSPSSSSGFGGGGFAGGGGGGGGSSAG comes from the coding sequence ATGCAAAATATTTTCCATCGATTTCGCTTCATTCCTATTCTCCTTATTGGACTATTATGGACCTCACAGGTTCAGGCGCAAATCAAGACTTGGGAGTTCCGTTCATGGGATTCGACTATTACTATTGAAACGGATTCCAGTATTATTGTAGATGAGCAGCAGGATATTGATTTTCATGGTGCTTTTACGTGGGTAGGCAGGACGCTACCAAAAACAAAAGGCATTTGGTATGACGAGATTGAGGTTTACGACCAGGACGGTAAAGCATTTGCCTCCTCAGATGTTGATATACAAAATACTTCGAAGGAAGTACGCATTCGAGCGTATTTCTCTAAAACACCAGATGCCGGTATTACACAAAAATCCATTACTTTTCATTACCGAGCCCATAATGCAATCGGTGATTTTGCTGACCATGACGAGCTCTACTGGAATGTAGTTTCTGCACAACGTGGAGTACCCATTCATTATGCCAGCGCTAAAGTCGTGCTACCGAAATCCTATGGCAGTGAAGATACGCAGCAGCGATTATTAGTCGGACCCAGAGGCAGTACGGCAGATCGGACAACCTATACGCAAGAAGGCGATACGTTAACCTTTACTACCTCTGATGTTGGACCATCAGATGAAATGACGATTGTAGCAGGCTGGCCAAAAGGAGAAGTAACTTTTGAAACTATCAAGGAGGAAACCAGCCTTTGGTCAAGTTTTTGGGACTGGTTCCGTTGGATATATATTGCCTCACCACTTGTATTACTTCTTTGGCTTATTTCACGCTGGCGAGCGCATGGACGTGACCCCGAGGGTAGGGTAACAATTATCCCGCAATATGAAGCACCCGATGGTGCGCCGCCGGCAGTCGTCGGTACTTTAATCGATGAGCAGGCGGATCGACGTGATTTTATTGCCACAATTATTGATTTAGCAGTGCGGGGTTATTTACGCATTGAAGAGGATGAAGAAGGGGGACTGTTTAAGAAAAAGGAGTATACTTTTGTTCGCCTCAAGAGTGTAGCGCATGATACGAGTTTGAAACCCTATGAGCTTTTATTAATGGAGAAGCTCTTTAGCACAGGAGAGCGAGTTGCACTTTCTGATTTGAAGAATTCCTTTTATAAGGATATGAAGGAAATCACCAGCAGTATTTATAGCGTTACCACAGATGAGTATGGTTATTTCCCGGTGCGTCCAGACAGTATACGTCGTCGATATTATTATGTAGCTATAGCCTTGATTCCTATCGGTTTTTTCACCCTTTTCGTACCTTGGGTGTATGCGCTGCTGCTGGTAATTTTTGGTCGAGTCATGCCTAAAAAAACCAAGAAGGGTATTCATGCGTTGGAATGGTCTGAAGGATTTAAGCTTTACTTACATACTGCTGAGCGATTCAGAGTTGCTGCCATGACTCCGCAAACCTTTGAGCGTTTCTTACCCTATGCCATGGTATTTAATGTGGAGAAGCAATGGGCGAATCGCTTCCGTGATATTTATACTGAGCCGCCGAAGTGGTTTCATTCAACACACCCACTCGCAGCATTTAATGCAGTGAGTTTTACTGACCACCTTGTCTCAGTTATGAACAGCAGCGTCGCAACTAGCCTTGCCAGTTCGCCATCTTCGAGCTCAGGATTTGGCGGCGGGGGATTTGCAGGTGGCGGAGGCGGCGGTGGCGGGTCGAGTGCCGGTTAG
- a CDS encoding UDP-N-acetylmuramoyl-tripeptide--D-alanyl-D-alanine ligase, with product MSISKLQQYVQRILAWYARKILAKYQPDVVAITGSVGKTSTKEAIFTVMSGAFAVRRSQGNLNNELGLPLAIIDAKSGGRNPFAWLGIFIKATKLLLQRRPFPEVLILEMGADHPGDISYLCSIARPRVSVVTAVAPVHTEFFGSVEKVAEEKSVLAKSTEDDGYTILNADDERVLEFHKLTKSRVLSYGIHAEADVQATEVGFLYGKQESFEAFPSIEGMRCVVHFEDKSATLELRGSVGQAIISSALAATCVALAYGMDLRDIAEAFRHFVPPRGRTRLLKGQKRSLLIDDSYNASPRAVTAALQLISDLSKDLRHHLTTGPLKKSETIESATFFRRIVVLGDMAELGEYTDDAHAEIGKTVKGHADILVTVGKLGAKIAAAAREAGFPEEEVHEFPDAKAAVVFLRSVVGLHDIVLVKGSQSVRLERVVRELLQDPEEAEELLVRQGREWLRS from the coding sequence ATGTCTATCTCAAAGCTCCAGCAGTATGTGCAGCGCATCCTAGCCTGGTATGCACGGAAAATCCTAGCTAAGTATCAACCCGATGTGGTGGCGATTACGGGCAGCGTTGGAAAAACCAGTACCAAAGAAGCAATTTTCACTGTCATGAGCGGGGCTTTTGCGGTGCGACGGAGTCAGGGTAACTTGAATAACGAGCTTGGCTTACCTCTGGCGATTATTGACGCGAAGAGCGGCGGTCGGAACCCTTTTGCCTGGCTAGGAATTTTTATCAAAGCGACAAAGCTACTTTTGCAACGTCGTCCTTTCCCTGAAGTCTTGATACTAGAAATGGGCGCTGATCATCCGGGCGATATTAGCTATCTCTGTAGCATTGCGCGACCACGGGTAAGTGTTGTCACCGCAGTTGCTCCAGTGCACACGGAATTTTTTGGATCAGTTGAGAAGGTAGCAGAGGAAAAGTCGGTCCTGGCAAAAAGCACAGAAGATGATGGCTACACCATTCTCAATGCAGATGATGAGCGAGTCTTAGAATTTCATAAACTGACCAAGTCGCGGGTGCTGAGCTATGGCATTCACGCAGAAGCTGACGTTCAGGCAACCGAGGTAGGTTTCTTGTATGGGAAGCAGGAATCATTTGAAGCGTTTCCCAGCATCGAGGGCATGCGCTGCGTAGTACATTTTGAGGATAAGAGTGCAACATTGGAGCTGCGAGGAAGTGTAGGGCAGGCAATTATTTCCAGCGCCCTAGCTGCAACATGCGTGGCACTTGCCTATGGTATGGATCTGCGCGACATCGCTGAGGCCTTTCGTCATTTCGTCCCGCCACGTGGCCGCACTCGTTTACTCAAAGGTCAGAAGCGTTCTCTCCTGATTGATGATTCATATAATGCCTCGCCACGTGCAGTGACTGCGGCACTTCAGTTGATCAGTGATTTGTCCAAGGATTTGCGACATCACCTTACAACTGGACCATTAAAAAAATCTGAGACCATTGAATCCGCTACTTTTTTCCGCCGTATTGTGGTGTTAGGTGATATGGCTGAGCTGGGGGAATACACTGATGACGCACATGCTGAAATTGGAAAGACGGTAAAAGGACATGCCGATATTCTCGTGACCGTTGGCAAGCTGGGTGCCAAGATCGCAGCTGCAGCACGTGAAGCAGGTTTTCCTGAGGAGGAAGTGCACGAGTTTCCCGACGCAAAAGCTGCAGTGGTTTTTCTCCGCTCGGTAGTAGGTCTGCATGACATCGTATTGGTGAAGGGTTCGCAATCAGTGCGACTTGAGCGCGTGGTACGTGAGCTTCTCCAGGACCCCGAGGAAGCAGAAGAGCTGCTCGTACGACAGGGGAGAGAGTGGCTGAGGTCATAA
- a CDS encoding asparaginase: protein MQRARILILLVSGSALSYGPGKKRLVQSEREVAAWMREMQELSIMAEIDATYVANAEGSGVSPALWQSIGRVISDNYTKFDGFVISHEVETLHYTAPALGAALGNTGKPVVLTASPHDLLRPKVPANIRALFAHARGLGQKDNLLNALHVAEYSFGDVCAVFGNQIHRAIELTTVAPPDAQYFRSLSGILLGKVDFGLKLFPPIRKQSNRAVKFATDFASDMVVIDVHPGMQITDRLSGEVMKAPGVLVKLDPASQLSSAHVSALEKLQKSKVPVIVYQQEAQQDRLSSLPLLHTLPYHSAFVLSSWIFAQAKNTTQVQRLLKEKIKEILHH from the coding sequence ATGCAACGTGCACGCATTCTTATACTTCTCGTCAGCGGATCAGCGCTGTCGTATGGTCCAGGCAAAAAGCGCCTGGTGCAGAGTGAGCGCGAGGTGGCTGCTTGGATGCGAGAAATGCAAGAGTTGAGCATCATGGCAGAAATCGATGCAACCTACGTGGCAAACGCCGAAGGGTCCGGGGTTTCGCCAGCCTTGTGGCAGTCAATCGGTCGGGTGATTAGCGACAACTATACCAAGTTCGACGGCTTTGTGATTAGCCATGAAGTAGAAACGCTGCACTATACCGCACCCGCCCTGGGCGCAGCACTGGGAAACACAGGTAAGCCAGTCGTATTAACTGCCTCACCGCATGATTTGCTGCGTCCAAAAGTGCCGGCAAACATACGGGCGCTGTTCGCCCATGCACGAGGCTTAGGACAAAAGGATAATCTCTTGAATGCCCTGCATGTAGCTGAATACTCCTTCGGTGATGTGTGTGCGGTCTTTGGTAATCAAATTCATCGCGCGATTGAATTGACTACAGTGGCACCGCCCGATGCACAGTATTTCCGTTCCTTGTCCGGAATTTTGCTCGGTAAAGTTGATTTCGGCTTGAAACTATTCCCACCGATCAGGAAACAGAGTAATCGGGCAGTGAAATTTGCCACTGACTTTGCCTCAGACATGGTGGTGATTGATGTGCATCCAGGTATGCAAATCACCGATCGATTGAGCGGCGAGGTAATGAAAGCACCGGGAGTTCTCGTGAAGCTTGATCCAGCTAGTCAGCTTAGTTCAGCTCATGTTTCGGCGTTAGAAAAACTGCAAAAAAGTAAAGTTCCTGTGATAGTTTATCAGCAAGAAGCTCAACAAGATCGATTGAGCTCTTTACCACTTCTCCACACCCTGCCATATCACAGTGCTTTTGTGTTGAGCTCATGGATTTTTGCTCAAGCAAAAAATACCACTCAAGTGCAGCGCTTACTTAAAGAAAAGATAAAGGAAATTCTGCACCACTAG
- a CDS encoding PspC domain-containing protein, with protein sequence MSNSTRLLVRSRTHRMLAGVCGGLGHYFGIDPVIFRIVFLLLTIFDGAGVLIYVVLWLLIPLEGATHAATTLSERAQQVGNEIQEKVDAVQNAGQANQLQNFLGVIVVVFGVVLLSRQLFSFTWLQWHSIWPLTFIFLGIFILMKRS encoded by the coding sequence ATGTCTAATTCAACGCGACTATTAGTACGATCACGGACTCATCGGATGCTGGCAGGCGTCTGCGGTGGATTAGGACACTACTTTGGCATTGACCCAGTTATTTTTCGTATCGTCTTTCTCTTGCTTACCATCTTTGATGGGGCGGGCGTGCTTATTTATGTTGTGCTTTGGCTGCTTATACCACTAGAAGGCGCAACGCACGCTGCTACAACACTAAGTGAGCGCGCGCAACAGGTGGGAAACGAAATTCAAGAAAAGGTTGATGCGGTACAAAACGCTGGACAGGCAAATCAGTTGCAAAATTTTCTCGGGGTCATTGTAGTGGTGTTTGGTGTAGTATTGTTGAGTCGGCAACTCTTTTCCTTTACCTGGTTGCAGTGGCATAGTATTTGGCCTTTGACGTTTATTTTTCTCGGCATTTTTATTCTTATGAAACGGAGCTAA
- a CDS encoding Type 1 glutamine amidotransferase-like domain-containing protein, which yields MTKYILHGGALKYDTVDNRAYVQEILKDVPSEPTVLFIPFARDKSLWKEFFDLTKERFSVVALEKSIHFVMASENTQTFIEQIKNADAIYTIGGETLVLLEHMRKVPMLVELWQGKTVAGSSAGAQMLSRYFYHVDSQKFHQGLGILNVKVFVHWSEDKQDKLEGLESFGEPCEILKIPEQKFLVINQ from the coding sequence ATGACAAAATATATACTGCACGGTGGTGCGCTAAAATATGATACTGTAGATAATCGAGCTTACGTGCAGGAAATTTTAAAGGATGTACCGAGCGAGCCTACTGTGTTGTTTATTCCCTTTGCACGTGATAAAAGCCTCTGGAAAGAATTTTTTGATTTAACCAAAGAACGATTTTCTGTAGTTGCTCTGGAGAAATCTATACACTTTGTTATGGCGTCCGAGAATACACAGACTTTTATTGAGCAGATTAAGAACGCTGATGCAATTTATACTATTGGCGGTGAGACATTAGTACTTTTGGAACATATGCGGAAGGTGCCTATGCTGGTAGAGTTGTGGCAGGGAAAAACAGTAGCAGGATCATCCGCTGGGGCGCAAATGTTATCGCGATATTTTTATCATGTTGATAGTCAGAAATTTCACCAAGGTTTGGGGATCTTAAATGTGAAAGTGTTTGTCCATTGGTCGGAAGACAAACAAGATAAGCTTGAAGGTCTTGAGAGTTTTGGAGAGCCGTGCGAAATTCTTAAAATTCCTGAGCAGAAGTTTTTGGTGATCAATCAATGA
- the mscL gene encoding large conductance mechanosensitive channel protein MscL, whose translation MLKDFKAFIMRGNVMDLAVAVIIGAAFGKIVSSLVADIIMPVIGLISGGIDFSGLQVKIGGTEAEPVYLTYGMFIQAAIDFLIIAAVIFFMIRLLSKLQKPKEVEVSTKSCRFCISEIPLQATRCPSCTSQLE comes from the coding sequence ATGTTAAAGGATTTTAAGGCCTTCATTATGCGCGGCAACGTGATGGACCTGGCAGTTGCGGTCATCATTGGTGCTGCTTTTGGTAAGATTGTCAGCTCTTTAGTCGCTGATATTATTATGCCGGTGATTGGTTTGATTAGCGGAGGGATAGATTTTTCTGGTCTACAAGTAAAAATTGGCGGTACAGAAGCTGAGCCAGTATATTTGACTTACGGGATGTTTATTCAAGCGGCTATTGACTTCTTGATTATTGCGGCAGTCATTTTCTTTATGATTCGCTTGTTAAGCAAATTACAAAAGCCAAAAGAAGTAGAAGTAAGCACGAAGTCTTGCCGCTTTTGCATTTCAGAAATTCCTCTACAGGCAACTCGTTGTCCAAGTTGTACTTCACAACTTGAGTAA
- the rsmH gene encoding 16S rRNA (cytosine(1402)-N(4))-methyltransferase RsmH translates to MPAQSGRGHIPVLLNETLALLNLGSGDTVLDLTLGGGGHAEAMLERTAPKGILIGVEADPVTLDIAKARLQKYSQRTHLLHDNFVHAAQRIHEQFPDIQLRGVLLDLGLSSLAIEALASRFSFLSSAPLDFRFDPTSAQATAADILNTASEQELKKIFKEYGEESAAGRIARAIVTERQKNPFTHIPQLVACIDKVKPKRGRSRIHPATQVFQALRIKVNDELDVLARVLPEVVHLLQPGGRIAVLSYHSLEDRIVKRFFRRESTDCICPAQQPVCTCNHHASLQVLTKKPVVPGQDEIAHNSRSRSAKLRVAEKIQ, encoded by the coding sequence ATGCCTGCCCAATCCGGCCGCGGACACATTCCTGTTCTTCTCAACGAAACATTAGCGCTCCTCAACCTAGGTTCAGGCGATACGGTGCTTGATCTGACTCTAGGTGGGGGAGGGCACGCTGAAGCAATGCTTGAGCGCACAGCTCCAAAGGGAATACTCATTGGAGTAGAGGCGGATCCAGTCACACTGGATATAGCCAAGGCGCGTTTACAGAAGTATAGCCAGCGCACTCATCTCCTGCATGATAATTTTGTTCACGCAGCACAGCGCATCCATGAACAATTCCCAGATATTCAACTACGCGGTGTTCTATTGGACCTTGGTCTCTCTTCACTGGCAATCGAAGCTCTCGCATCAAGATTTTCCTTTCTAAGTTCCGCGCCTCTCGATTTCCGCTTTGATCCGACCAGCGCACAAGCAACGGCTGCCGATATCCTCAATACCGCATCTGAGCAAGAGCTAAAAAAAATATTCAAAGAGTACGGGGAAGAGTCAGCAGCTGGTCGCATTGCTCGAGCAATCGTTACCGAGCGTCAAAAAAATCCCTTCACGCACATTCCACAACTTGTCGCCTGTATAGATAAGGTAAAACCCAAGCGAGGGCGATCGCGCATTCACCCTGCGACGCAAGTCTTCCAAGCGCTTCGCATTAAAGTCAATGACGAGCTCGACGTCCTCGCGCGCGTTTTACCAGAAGTAGTTCACTTGCTTCAACCCGGCGGTCGCATCGCGGTCCTCAGTTATCACTCGCTAGAGGATAGGATCGTGAAGCGTTTCTTCCGGCGCGAATCAACAGACTGCATCTGTCCTGCCCAACAACCGGTCTGCACGTGCAATCACCATGCTTCATTGCAGGTGCTGACCAAGAAACCAGTCGTGCCGGGTCAGGATGAGATTGCGCACAATTCACGTTCCAGGAGCGCTAAACTCCGAGTAGCAGAAAAAATCCAATGA
- the mraZ gene encoding division/cell wall cluster transcriptional repressor MraZ, producing MFIGEYYHAIDEKGRLAVPRKFREALSKGAVVTRGLDNCLFLYPQQEWEKLADKLANLPIAQANTRAFSRLMLAGAMDVEIDKQGRIMLPDYLRKYATMKKKVVVAGLYNRLELWDETAWAAYKTKTEKSSGDIAEALGEIGV from the coding sequence ATGTTTATCGGAGAGTACTACCACGCGATTGATGAAAAAGGTCGCCTCGCAGTACCTCGAAAATTCCGTGAAGCACTCAGCAAAGGGGCAGTCGTCACCCGAGGCTTGGACAACTGTCTTTTCTTGTATCCACAACAAGAGTGGGAGAAGTTAGCTGACAAGTTAGCGAATTTGCCAATTGCTCAAGCAAACACCCGCGCTTTTTCACGCTTAATGCTGGCTGGGGCCATGGATGTGGAGATTGATAAGCAGGGGCGCATCATGTTGCCTGATTACTTGCGCAAGTACGCCACTATGAAGAAGAAGGTAGTGGTAGCTGGCTTGTACAACCGCCTGGAACTCTGGGATGAAACTGCTTGGGCCGCTTATAAGACCAAAACCGAGAAGTCCAGCGGTGATATTGCCGAGGCGCTTGGTGAAATCGGTGTCTAA
- a CDS encoding penicillin-binding protein 2 yields MTRYGRNRPRQQQPRWRLDRLTVLLILLFGFSSILVVRLFTLQVLAHGFYEALASGQHEIEQRLLPDRGEIYAHDRYSDGQLFPLATNEERFLVYAVPKRIEDPEDVTEKLESFITLDKETLLARLSKSDDVYEPIEHNISVATKEKIEALEIDGISFISEKGRLYPEGSLASQILGFLGMSEDVKKGQYGLEGYFDEELAGQQGYLQAERDAAGRWITVGDRFIQDAKDGDDLILTIDRTLEYTVCTKLQEAVLKHGAESGAVVILDPDSGAILAMCGYPDFDPNHYNEVTDLDVFLNPAISPYEPGSIFKPITMATAVDTGKVTPETTYVDEGSVEVGGFTIRNSDDKTYGTQTMTEVLEKSLNTGAIFAAQQAGNDVFYDYVKRFGFGEQTGVELGNESAGNLGELASGRDIYVDTASFGQGITATPLQLAAAYAAIANGGTLYKPYIVDEIVKPNDFHVKTHPTAVRQVLDPKTSTTVSAMLVNVVKNGHGTRAAVPGYYIAGKTGTAQIPRTDGPGYDPNRTIGSFAGFGPVEDPKFVMVTKIVDPKDVKFAESTAAPLFGDIAKFLLNYFEVPPSVVGE; encoded by the coding sequence ATGACGCGGTACGGACGCAATCGACCACGACAACAGCAGCCAAGATGGCGACTTGATCGTCTCACCGTGCTGCTTATTTTGTTATTTGGCTTTTCGAGTATTTTAGTAGTTCGTCTATTCACGCTGCAGGTTTTAGCGCACGGGTTCTACGAAGCGCTGGCCTCTGGTCAGCACGAAATTGAGCAACGGCTTTTACCAGATCGTGGAGAAATTTACGCGCACGATCGCTATTCAGATGGGCAGCTTTTTCCACTGGCTACCAATGAGGAACGCTTCCTAGTATATGCTGTGCCAAAGCGAATTGAAGATCCGGAGGATGTGACCGAAAAGCTTGAAAGTTTCATCACGCTTGATAAAGAAACATTACTTGCTCGATTATCAAAAAGCGACGATGTCTATGAACCGATTGAGCATAATATAAGCGTTGCTACCAAAGAAAAAATTGAGGCATTAGAGATTGATGGCATCTCTTTCATTAGTGAAAAGGGACGCCTTTATCCAGAGGGAAGTCTGGCCAGCCAAATCCTTGGTTTCCTTGGCATGTCAGAGGATGTGAAAAAAGGACAGTATGGACTGGAAGGTTATTTTGATGAAGAGCTGGCTGGTCAACAGGGTTATTTGCAAGCTGAGCGCGACGCGGCCGGTCGTTGGATTACCGTCGGCGATCGATTTATCCAAGATGCTAAAGATGGTGATGATCTCATCCTTACCATTGACCGTACCCTGGAATACACTGTGTGCACGAAGCTTCAAGAAGCCGTACTGAAGCACGGGGCTGAGAGTGGGGCGGTGGTTATACTTGATCCAGATAGCGGTGCCATATTGGCCATGTGCGGTTATCCTGACTTTGATCCGAATCATTACAACGAGGTGACTGACTTGGATGTTTTTCTTAATCCGGCCATTAGTCCTTATGAGCCTGGATCGATTTTCAAGCCCATTACCATGGCGACCGCGGTTGATACTGGCAAGGTTACACCGGAAACCACTTATGTTGATGAAGGAAGTGTAGAGGTTGGCGGCTTCACGATTCGGAATTCCGACGATAAAACATACGGTACGCAAACAATGACCGAGGTGTTGGAAAAATCTCTAAACACCGGAGCAATTTTTGCTGCGCAACAGGCCGGGAACGACGTTTTTTATGACTATGTGAAGCGCTTTGGTTTTGGTGAGCAGACTGGTGTTGAGCTTGGTAATGAGTCGGCTGGTAATCTCGGAGAGCTGGCCAGCGGACGTGACATTTACGTTGACACCGCTTCTTTTGGTCAAGGTATCACCGCCACGCCTTTGCAGCTGGCCGCGGCCTATGCAGCTATTGCAAATGGGGGAACTTTGTATAAACCATACATCGTTGATGAAATTGTGAAGCCAAATGACTTCCATGTGAAAACTCACCCCACAGCTGTACGACAAGTGTTGGATCCAAAAACCTCAACCACAGTATCAGCCATGCTCGTAAATGTAGTGAAGAATGGTCACGGTACGAGAGCGGCTGTGCCAGGATATTACATTGCCGGTAAAACAGGTACGGCGCAGATTCCACGCACTGACGGTCCGGGCTATGATCCTAATCGCACCATTGGCTCCTTCGCCGGTTTCGGTCCGGTCGAGGACCCGAAGTTTGTCATGGTGACCAAGATTGTGGATCCTAAGGACGTGAAATTTGCCGAGAGCACTGCTGCGCCTTTATTCGGCGATATTGCGAAGTTCCTCTTGAATTACTTCGAAGTTCCGCCGAGTGTAGTTGGGGAGTAA
- a CDS encoding DUF1697 domain-containing protein — MRYIALLRGINVGGNNKVEMKRLKELCGSLGYTDVSTYINSGNILFNAKGKSKDIQSALTKALVNEFGFPIPVLIKTQAEVKKIVAAIPQTWQNDHQTQKTDVAFLFPEVDDKKTLDELPMKKEYMDLRYIKGAIVWHVKKENLNKSQLSKVIGSKLYKYMTVRNVNTARYLAAVDF; from the coding sequence ATGAGATACATAGCCCTCCTCCGCGGCATTAATGTTGGCGGGAATAACAAAGTAGAAATGAAGCGACTCAAGGAGTTGTGTGGGAGTTTGGGTTACACGGATGTTTCAACTTACATAAATTCTGGCAACATTCTTTTTAATGCAAAAGGGAAGAGTAAGGATATTCAGTCAGCGCTGACAAAAGCCCTAGTAAATGAATTTGGCTTTCCTATCCCCGTGTTAATCAAGACACAAGCTGAGGTGAAGAAAATCGTGGCAGCAATTCCTCAGACTTGGCAGAACGATCATCAGACACAAAAGACCGATGTAGCTTTCCTTTTCCCTGAAGTTGATGATAAGAAAACTCTTGATGAGTTACCAATGAAAAAAGAGTATATGGACTTGCGTTATATAAAAGGTGCGATTGTCTGGCACGTAAAAAAAGAGAACCTGAATAAAAGTCAGTTGAGTAAAGTGATTGGGTCAAAGCTGTATAAGTACATGACTGTACGAAATGTGAATACAGCGAGATATTTGGCTGCTGTAGATTTTTAA